The Vibrio tarriae genome includes the window GTCATTCTCGAAAACGAGTATGTAAAACCAGGTAAAGGTCAGGCATTCAACCGCGTGAGAATCCGTAAGCTGCTTACTGGTAAAGTTCTGGAAAAAACCTTTAAATCGGGTGACACAGCGGAAGTTGCTGATGTTGTCGATATCGATCTGGATTACCTGTACAACGATGGCGAATTCTACCACTTCATGAACAACAGCACCTTCGAACAGCTTGCTGCAGATGCAAAAGCGGTTGGCGAGAATGCAAAATGGCTGGTAGAAAACAACACTTGTATGCTGACGTTGTGGAATGGTAACCCAATCGCGGTCACTCCACCAAACTTCGTTGAGCTAGAAGTGACTGAAACGGATCCAGGCGTAAAAGGTGATACACAAGGTACTGGCGGCAAACCAGCGACTCTGTCTACCGGCGCTGTCGTTCGTGTACCTCTCTTCGTACAGATCGGCGAAGTGATCAAAGTGGACACTCGCTCTGCAGAATACGTTGGCCGTGTGAAGTAATCATCTCGGTCACAAGAAAAAACCAACCTTGCGGTTGGTTTTTTTATGCGTGTAGTTTTAGTCTTGCAATAAAAAAGCTGGCCTGTTGTCAGCCAGCTTTTTGATGTTTCATGTTAGATCATGAAGATAAACACGACCGCCAGTGCGGAGATGATGGTTGCAAAGCCGTAGCAAGCGATTTTCCCTGCCACACCGGTGTGGAATTTCAAATCATGCATCCCGTGGTGAACACGGTGCATGGCATGCCACATTGGTAGAGCTAAGGTGCCGATGATGAACAGCGCACCAATGATGCTGGTTGCAAAGTTAGACACGCGTTCATAGCTCAGTGCTTCGGCATCAATCACGCCCAGTGGCGCAAGAATGCCCAGTACCAGAACGGTAATCGGGGTGATCATGGCAAACCAAGTGCCA containing:
- the efp gene encoding elongation factor P encodes the protein MATVSTNEFKGGLKIMLDNEPCVILENEYVKPGKGQAFNRVRIRKLLTGKVLEKTFKSGDTAEVADVVDIDLDYLYNDGEFYHFMNNSTFEQLAADAKAVGENAKWLVENNTCMLTLWNGNPIAVTPPNFVELEVTETDPGVKGDTQGTGGKPATLSTGAVVRVPLFVQIGEVIKVDTRSAEYVGRVK
- the frdD gene encoding fumarate reductase subunit FrdD, which gives rise to MINTNPKRSDEPVWWSLFGAGGTWFAMITPITVLVLGILAPLGVIDAEALSYERVSNFATSIIGALFIIGTLALPMWHAMHRVHHGMHDLKFHTGVAGKIACYGFATIISALAVVFIFMI